Proteins encoded in a region of the Dorea longicatena genome:
- a CDS encoding helix-turn-helix domain-containing protein codes for MGKQSTRENKTIYQICREEAGLTRSEASEKMTAVSDSKIEKFEYEMQEPTPYDIIQMADAYGRPDLCNYYCSHKCEIGHRYVPEVEVSDLSNIILETIASLNEINPLTTRLIQIARDGKISDDEIKDFAFISNKLDEISLAIDSLNLWVDKTAGEQGLNIELLREEKKKQK; via the coding sequence ATGGGGAAACAATCTACAAGAGAAAATAAGACAATTTATCAGATTTGCCGGGAAGAAGCCGGTCTTACCAGATCAGAAGCCAGCGAAAAAATGACTGCTGTTTCTGATTCTAAAATTGAAAAATTTGAATATGAAATGCAGGAACCTACACCTTACGATATTATCCAGATGGCCGATGCTTACGGGCGACCAGATCTCTGCAATTATTACTGCTCTCATAAATGCGAAATCGGTCATCGTTATGTCCCGGAAGTCGAAGTTTCTGACTTATCCAATATAATCCTGGAAACCATTGCCAGTCTGAATGAGATTAATCCTCTTACCACACGTCTGATCCAGATTGCCCGTGACGGTAAGATCAGCGATGATGAGATCAAGGATTTTGCTTTTATCAGTAACAAACTGGATGAAATTTCTCTGGCAATAGATTCTCTGAATCTCTGGGTTGATAAAACAGCCGGAGAGCAGGGACTAAACATCGAATTGCTCAGAGAAGAAAAAAAGAAACAGAAATAA
- the yaaA gene encoding peroxide stress protein YaaA, whose product MKIILSPAKKMIVDTDNLAPVELPVYIDKTAEVLNWMKSKSKEELKAIWKCNDKIAEQNFNRLENMDLYNRLTPAVLAYEGIAFQYMAPSVFEIQQFEYLQNHLRILSAFYGILKPMDGVTSYRLEMQAKVGIGDAKNLYEYWGELLYRSVIDDSRIIINLASKEYSKCIEKYLTPQDRYITIVFCELSGDKLVTKGTYAKMARGEMVRFIAENNIENPVEIQKFDRLGYSFRSDLSSDSEYVFERKIK is encoded by the coding sequence ATGAAGATTATTTTATCACCTGCAAAAAAGATGATTGTAGATACCGATAACTTAGCACCGGTTGAGCTGCCTGTCTATATTGATAAGACAGCAGAAGTATTAAACTGGATGAAAAGCAAATCAAAAGAAGAACTGAAAGCTATATGGAAATGTAATGACAAGATTGCAGAGCAGAACTTTAACAGATTGGAAAATATGGATCTTTATAACAGGCTTACTCCGGCTGTTTTAGCATATGAAGGGATTGCATTTCAATATATGGCACCATCTGTGTTTGAAATCCAGCAGTTTGAGTATTTGCAAAATCATTTAAGAATCTTGTCTGCGTTTTATGGCATTTTAAAACCAATGGATGGTGTGACTTCTTATCGTCTTGAAATGCAGGCAAAGGTTGGAATTGGAGATGCAAAAAATCTGTATGAGTACTGGGGAGAATTGTTATACCGCTCAGTAATCGATGACAGTAGGATTATCATTAATCTTGCATCAAAAGAATACTCAAAATGTATAGAAAAGTATCTGACACCACAGGACAGATATATTACGATTGTATTTTGTGAGTTATCCGGAGATAAATTGGTAACAAAAGGTACATATGCCAAGATGGCTCGTGGTGAAATGGTCAGATTCATAGCGGAAAATAATATTGAAAATCCGGTGGAGATTCAGAAATTTGACAGACTCGGATATTCGTTTAGGTCTGATTTATCTTCAGATTCAGAATATGTATTTGAACGCAAAATAAAATAG
- a CDS encoding Fur family transcriptional regulator, producing the protein MLSLASFIIMRRHVTANEVYEFIKEAYPTIGKGTVYRNLDILVEEGALRKVEVPDGSNRFDFTLKNHYHVRCIKCGEIFDVDMDQIPDLLERIHNTHGIEFVDYDISFKGICPKCREKVKEEQHG; encoded by the coding sequence ATGCTCAGTTTGGCATCTTTTATAATAATGAGAAGACATGTTACGGCAAATGAAGTGTATGAATTTATAAAAGAAGCATATCCAACAATTGGAAAAGGAACTGTATATAGAAATCTTGATATATTGGTAGAGGAAGGTGCATTAAGAAAGGTTGAAGTTCCGGATGGATCGAACAGATTTGATTTTACATTGAAAAATCATTACCATGTAAGATGTATAAAGTGCGGTGAAATTTTTGATGTGGATATGGATCAAATACCGGATTTGCTGGAAAGAATTCATAACACTCATGGAATTGAATTTGTGGATTATGATATTTCATTTAAAGGCATTTGCCCGAAATGCAGGGAGAAAGTAAAGGAGGAACAGCATGGATAG
- a CDS encoding FAD:protein FMN transferase: MKKILSIILITACLACGCSSASGTGKNTSKSTASEPERIDFFAMDTTIKFSAYGDKKVLKGAKKVLTDLEKKVSVTDSGSEIYHINQNGSGTLTGDVSDLMQKALQMCTQTDGALDISIYPIVKAWGFTTGDYQVPDESTIQSLLPMVDYTKVEFDKTTSNVTIPSGMTIDLGSIAKGYAGQQSAQYLRDNGVKSALLNLGGNVQTIGSKPDGSPWKVGIKDPNGDTPMMVLSITDQAVITSGGYERYFEQDGHTYWHIMDPATGHPADSGLCSVTIVGDDGGTCDALSTSLFVMGLEKAADFWGKSNDFEAVFVTDSGEVYITEGLKDKFALTDDHADTTVKVISR; this comes from the coding sequence ATGAAGAAAATTTTATCAATAATACTGATCACTGCCTGTCTGGCGTGTGGATGTTCCAGTGCTTCCGGCACCGGAAAAAACACCTCAAAAAGTACAGCCAGCGAACCGGAACGCATTGATTTTTTTGCTATGGATACTACCATCAAATTCAGCGCATATGGGGATAAAAAAGTACTAAAAGGTGCAAAGAAAGTACTGACGGATCTTGAAAAGAAAGTATCCGTCACAGATTCCGGAAGTGAGATATATCATATCAATCAGAACGGTTCCGGAACCCTTACCGGCGATGTCTCTGACTTAATGCAGAAGGCACTTCAAATGTGTACCCAGACAGACGGTGCACTCGACATCTCTATCTACCCGATCGTCAAGGCATGGGGATTTACCACCGGTGACTACCAGGTACCGGATGAATCCACGATCCAGTCATTACTTCCTATGGTAGATTACACTAAGGTGGAATTTGATAAGACAACCAGCAACGTAACCATTCCTTCCGGAATGACCATCGACCTCGGAAGCATTGCCAAAGGATATGCCGGTCAGCAATCTGCCCAGTATCTTCGCGATAACGGTGTCAAATCCGCACTCTTAAACCTTGGAGGAAATGTACAGACAATCGGTTCCAAGCCCGACGGTTCTCCATGGAAAGTCGGAATCAAGGATCCGAATGGCGATACGCCTATGATGGTTCTTTCTATCACAGACCAGGCCGTCATTACCTCCGGCGGATATGAACGCTACTTTGAGCAGGATGGGCACACCTACTGGCACATCATGGATCCGGCAACCGGACATCCGGCAGACAGCGGCCTTTGTTCCGTGACAATTGTCGGCGATGATGGCGGAACCTGCGATGCGTTATCCACTTCATTATTTGTTATGGGTCTTGAAAAAGCGGCCGATTTCTGGGGAAAGAGTAATGATTTTGAAGCGGTCTTCGTAACGGATTCCGGTGAAGTCTATATCACAGAAGGCCTGAAAGATAAATTTGCACTAACAGATGATCATGCCGATACAACTGTTAAAGTTATCAGCCGTTAA
- the rbr gene encoding rubrerythrin — protein MAANKYAGTQTEKNLQEAFAGESQARNKYTYFASVAKKEGYEQMSALFLKTADNEKEHAKMWFKELAGIGDTKENLAAAAEGENYEWTDMYDGFAKTAEEEGFPELAEKFRAVGEIEKHHEERYRALLKNIETAQVFEKSEVKVWECRNCGHIVVGTKAPEVCPVCNHPQSYFEVHEENY, from the coding sequence ATGGCAGCAAACAAATATGCAGGAACACAGACAGAGAAGAATTTACAGGAGGCATTTGCAGGGGAATCACAGGCAAGAAATAAGTATACCTATTTTGCTTCTGTAGCGAAAAAGGAAGGTTACGAGCAGATGTCAGCATTGTTTTTAAAGACTGCAGATAATGAGAAAGAACATGCAAAGATGTGGTTCAAGGAATTAGCAGGAATTGGTGATACAAAGGAAAACCTGGCGGCAGCGGCAGAAGGCGAAAATTATGAGTGGACAGATATGTATGATGGCTTTGCTAAAACAGCTGAGGAAGAAGGATTCCCTGAGCTTGCAGAAAAATTCAGGGCAGTAGGTGAGATTGAGAAGCACCATGAGGAAAGATATCGTGCACTTCTTAAGAATATTGAAACTGCACAGGTATTTGAAAAGAGCGAAGTTAAGGTATGGGAATGCCGTAACTGCGGACATATTGTGGTAGGAACTAAGGCGCCTGAAGTATGTCCGGTATGTAATCATCCACAGAGCTATTTTGAAGTACATGAAGAGAATTATTAA
- a CDS encoding InlB B-repeat-containing protein, with protein MKKNVKKVISFILSMLVIISTAVTPAMAAGTKEAPTEVKSVTASGLWTTVLNLEFEDTTWMDNINKVIVNDKECKKSTINSFSSDTNIWEVGSATGAYGSYKALKLAVPDGKLWTVKVSADGYKDLTVKITKETVNYTDTYKAEVVSNSGETTNKTYTVDVTPAVNGKITLSAAKDIKEGDTVTVTATPDENYEVVAVTVKGVSGKSVDVQNAEGIYTFKMPAENVTVSATFKEKAIAGNKKIEVSQVSINKDLWGSDWEFTFKNAEDYVSAITDVKVNGTSWEEKSYSVSSGGQYYKNTSSNKLVCAAREYSANPTIPVLKSGDIITITANGYEDLTFKLVIKDGNASLVEDDGQGDPYDLHVKIDGSFEAAIVGQKNYDGVSSASVGGSSSNKNSSVKVYGALVNKGTEPADNDWEELDNLSKIKLDGSKCKVDIVPDTANGTPADSDSGMKGVYMTISSNLTLNGTPKDAGTYLVSVSITDDQGRTAVSNTLPFRVYSGDETLAERLKEENFKKYDSGLYAWDIMEPWAISKFGTNVEGEEESVRVPAGLEAWFGSKESGTYGYLGYDLPWKKVMSGDIPQTLYIPNGCNLTLTNMEILSSVRIVVENGGKLTLSDSVVQGIIDVQSGGTFSMNYDAYKNAFTTGSSICGQLRLADGAILENAAIYSHANYLANGDLTDRNTSEPVVTATGNVTIKGQVFIKGAEDGDGIGQTALRVDGTLRLADGAILVTTGGEGMINENDGGTAIDIKSGKITGNGKLVAIGGKTFWGNGGNAVTGNGTIETASAFLQGATASKAKNKEAGKAIGDNIRVITSDRYIKDGEVSDNYGTDDALSGLYWKEGIDATPPIDKYVTSEVENILSLEGTLDKTYDGKAVNGPVVKAGDKVLAEETDYTLTYKDSEGNELSETPVNAGTYTVTVNGLGTYAGMNLNVTFTISPKAAELAVVADPSSAKYDGKSKTPEVTVKDGDKVLKEGTDYTLSYVYGEDAETKDFAGAEFVKEGNYTITVTGIGNYERSTGKAVFTISKNNSASTDPTNPSNPNGDKKVTDKKVSNNTNNVKPVVKNVAAKNNKNVPKTGDNANVLLWIALAVISCGVLAGAGVAVRKRK; from the coding sequence ATGAAAAAGAATGTAAAAAAAGTAATATCTTTTATTCTGTCCATGCTGGTTATTATTTCTACAGCAGTTACGCCTGCGATGGCAGCGGGGACAAAAGAGGCACCGACAGAAGTAAAGAGCGTTACGGCCAGTGGTCTTTGGACAACAGTTTTAAATCTGGAGTTTGAAGATACAACCTGGATGGATAATATTAATAAAGTAATTGTAAATGATAAAGAATGCAAGAAAAGTACGATCAACAGTTTCTCGAGTGATACAAATATTTGGGAAGTTGGCAGTGCTACGGGTGCATATGGAAGTTACAAAGCATTGAAACTGGCAGTTCCGGATGGAAAATTATGGACAGTTAAGGTTTCGGCAGACGGATACAAGGATCTGACTGTTAAAATTACCAAAGAAACAGTAAATTATACAGATACTTATAAAGCGGAAGTAGTTTCAAATTCTGGGGAGACAACCAATAAGACATATACTGTTGACGTGACACCTGCAGTAAATGGTAAAATAACACTTAGTGCCGCAAAAGATATAAAAGAAGGTGACACAGTTACCGTAACAGCAACTCCGGACGAAAATTATGAAGTAGTTGCAGTCACTGTAAAAGGAGTAAGTGGAAAATCTGTTGATGTCCAGAATGCAGAAGGAATTTATACATTTAAGATGCCGGCAGAAAACGTAACTGTATCAGCTACATTTAAAGAGAAAGCTATAGCCGGAAATAAAAAAATTGAAGTGAGTCAGGTTAGCATCAACAAAGATCTTTGGGGAAGTGACTGGGAATTCACTTTTAAAAATGCTGAAGATTATGTAAGCGCGATCACAGATGTAAAAGTAAACGGAACTTCATGGGAGGAAAAATCTTATAGCGTTTCGTCAGGCGGCCAGTATTATAAAAATACCAGCAGCAATAAATTAGTCTGTGCAGCAAGAGAGTACAGTGCAAATCCGACAATTCCGGTTCTGAAAAGTGGTGATATCATTACCATTACAGCAAATGGATACGAGGATCTGACATTCAAACTTGTTATCAAAGATGGCAATGCGTCTCTTGTAGAAGACGATGGACAGGGAGATCCATATGATCTTCATGTAAAGATTGATGGTTCGTTCGAGGCAGCTATTGTAGGACAGAAGAACTACGATGGTGTATCAAGTGCAAGTGTCGGAGGATCATCCAGCAATAAGAACAGCTCAGTAAAAGTGTATGGCGCCCTTGTGAACAAAGGAACAGAGCCTGCAGACAATGACTGGGAAGAGCTGGATAACTTATCAAAGATTAAATTAGACGGAAGTAAATGTAAAGTAGATATCGTTCCGGACACAGCAAACGGAACTCCTGCAGACAGCGACAGCGGTATGAAAGGTGTTTATATGACGATCAGCAGTAATCTGACACTTAACGGAACACCGAAAGATGCGGGGACATATCTGGTCTCAGTATCCATTACCGATGATCAGGGACGAACTGCAGTCAGCAATACACTGCCATTCAGAGTTTATTCAGGAGATGAAACTCTTGCAGAACGTCTGAAAGAAGAGAATTTTAAGAAATATGACAGCGGACTGTATGCATGGGATATCATGGAACCATGGGCAATCAGCAAATTTGGAACGAATGTAGAAGGTGAAGAAGAAAGCGTACGCGTGCCGGCAGGGTTAGAAGCCTGGTTCGGTTCAAAAGAGAGCGGTACATATGGCTATCTGGGATACGATCTGCCGTGGAAGAAGGTGATGAGTGGAGATATCCCACAGACACTTTATATTCCGAATGGATGTAATCTTACATTGACGAATATGGAAATTCTCAGCAGTGTACGTATTGTAGTAGAAAACGGCGGTAAGCTGACATTGTCAGATTCAGTTGTTCAGGGAATTATCGATGTCCAGAGCGGCGGTACATTCTCTATGAATTATGACGCTTATAAGAATGCATTTACAACAGGTTCTTCTATTTGCGGACAGCTGCGTCTGGCAGATGGGGCAATATTAGAAAATGCAGCTATCTATTCTCATGCAAATTATCTGGCAAATGGGGATCTGACAGACCGCAACACATCAGAACCGGTTGTAACAGCAACAGGTAATGTGACGATCAAAGGTCAGGTATTTATTAAAGGTGCCGAAGATGGAGACGGAATCGGACAGACAGCACTTCGCGTAGATGGAACACTGCGCCTGGCAGACGGGGCAATACTGGTTACAACCGGCGGAGAAGGTATGATCAACGAAAATGACGGTGGAACTGCAATTGATATTAAGAGCGGAAAGATTACCGGAAATGGAAAACTTGTAGCTATTGGTGGTAAGACATTCTGGGGAAATGGTGGAAATGCCGTAACCGGAAATGGTACGATTGAGACTGCATCAGCATTCCTTCAGGGAGCTACTGCAAGTAAAGCAAAAAACAAAGAAGCAGGAAAAGCAATCGGAGATAACATCAGAGTTATAACATCGGATCGTTATATCAAAGATGGAGAAGTAAGCGATAATTACGGAACAGATGATGCTTTGAGCGGTCTGTACTGGAAAGAAGGAATTGACGCAACACCACCGATAGACAAATATGTAACATCAGAAGTGGAAAATATTCTTTCATTAGAAGGTACACTGGATAAGACTTATGACGGCAAAGCCGTAAATGGTCCGGTTGTAAAAGCAGGAGATAAAGTACTTGCAGAAGAAACAGATTATACACTGACTTACAAAGATTCAGAAGGAAATGAATTGTCAGAAACTCCGGTAAATGCAGGTACGTATACAGTAACAGTTAACGGTCTTGGAACATACGCAGGCATGAACCTGAACGTAACATTTACTATCTCGCCAAAGGCAGCAGAACTGGCGGTTGTAGCAGATCCATCTTCAGCAAAATATGATGGAAAGAGCAAAACTCCGGAAGTTACAGTAAAAGACGGAGATAAAGTACTGAAAGAAGGAACAGATTATACACTTTCTTATGTATATGGTGAGGATGCCGAGACAAAAGATTTCGCAGGGGCAGAATTTGTAAAAGAAGGAAATTACACAATAACTGTAACTGGTATCGGAAACTATGAAAGATCAACAGGAAAAGCAGTATTTACGATCAGTAAAAATAATTCTGCATCTACAGATCCGACAAACCCTTCAAATCCAAACGGGGATAAGAAAGTCACAGACAAAAAAGTAAGCAATAATACAAATAATGTTAAACCAGTTGTAAAGAACGTTGCAGCAAAGAACAACAAAAATGTTCCAAAGACAGGTGATAACGCAAATGTATTACTCTGGATCGCGCTTGCAGTTATTTCTTGTGGAGTACTCGCAGGAGCAGGTGTAGCAGTCAGAAAACGAAAATAA
- the bcp gene encoding thioredoxin-dependent thiol peroxidase yields MLELGIKAPDFELPDQNGEVHKLSDYLGKKIILYFYPKDNTPGCTKQASGFSERYPQFTEKGAVILGVSKDSVASHKRFEEKYGLAFTLLADPERKVIEAYDVWKEKKNYGKVSMGVVRTTYLIDEQGIIIKANDKVKAADDPENMLEELA; encoded by the coding sequence ATGTTAGAGTTAGGAATAAAAGCACCGGATTTTGAATTGCCGGATCAGAACGGAGAAGTGCATAAATTAAGTGATTATTTAGGTAAAAAAATAATTTTATATTTTTATCCAAAGGATAATACACCAGGATGTACGAAGCAGGCAAGTGGTTTTTCTGAGCGTTATCCACAGTTTACTGAGAAGGGAGCTGTTATTCTCGGAGTAAGCAAGGACTCTGTAGCGTCTCACAAGAGATTTGAAGAAAAATACGGACTGGCATTTACGCTATTAGCAGATCCGGAGCGTAAAGTTATTGAAGCATATGATGTCTGGAAAGAAAAGAAAAATTATGGAAAAGTATCTATGGGTGTAGTAAGAACTACATATCTTATTGATGAGCAGGGAATCATTATAAAGGCAAATGATAAAGTCAAGGCGGCAGATGATCCTGAAAATATGCTTGAGGAATTGGCATAA